A segment of the Butyrivibrio fibrisolvens genome:
GATGATTACTATATTAATAATAATGGATTTAATTGATATAGATTTGGAAATATAAGAATCTATAGGATTTGGAGGCTGTTTTGGACGATAATAAGATTAAAGAAGGCGTACGACTTATACTCGAGGGTATAGGTGAAGATATAAACAGAGAGGGACTTTTAGAAACTCCCGACAGAATCGCAAGAATGTATCATGAGCTGGCAGCAGGCTATTCAGAAGACCCTGCCGAGCACCTTGCCAAGCGCTTCCATGTGGAGACCTCAGATATGGTAGTAGAGAAGGATATTCCTCTTTACTCATTCTGCGAGCATCACATGCTTCCGTTTTATGGAACAGCGACAGTTGCTTACATTCCTGATGGAGAGGTTGTTGGTCTTAGTAAGATTGCCCGCACAGTAGACTGCTTTGCAAAGCGTTTTCAGGTTCAGGAAAGACTTACCGCCCAGATAGCAGATGCTTTTGTCAAAGAGCTTCATCCAAAGGGAGTCATGGTCCTTGTAGAAGCAGAGCACATGTGCATGACCATGCGTGGAATTCGTAAGCCTGGAACTAAGACAGTCACTGTTGTGACAAGAGGAGATTTTGAAAATAATAAAGATCTCCAGGATACTTTTTATCGCATGATAGGTAGATAAAAGCAGGCGGAAGATATTGATTCAAATTATCTTAAGATAGTGAATCAGATGATTTGAAGATTTAGATCAGAATACATTTCTTAAAGAATCAGATCAGCAAATAGGGATAAATATGATCAGAAAAGCTGAAATAGATACGCTTCCCAGATGCCAGAAGATATTTGAACATCCTCTTTATAAAAAACATTTTGGAAATCTGCAAAAACTAGAAGCAGACAGGATCTTTTGCCGGCATACCTTTGAGCATTTTATGGATGTTGCAAGGATTGCTTATATTATGAATCTGGAGAAGGGGCTTGGGATATCAAGAGAAATCATATATGCTACAGCGCTTCTACATGATATAGGAAGAGATGAGCAATACGAAAATGGAACTCCTCATGATAAGGCAAGTGCAGATATTTCACGTTGTATACTACCTGAATGCGGATTTAATGATGATGAGATTGATCTTATAATTGTGGCTATCATGTCTCATAGAGGGTCAGGTAAACTATCTGATAAAATGACGCTTTCAGAAATAATCTATATAGCAGACAAGGCGTCACGCCAGTGCTTCATGTGTAAAGCTCAAGATGAATGCAACTGGAGTATGGATAAACGTAATCTTGAAATAAATATATAACTGAAATTTTGCATAAATAAAATAAACTAAAACTTTGAATATTCCTGAGGATGGCAGCATATAAATGATTTTCATGACAAGAAAATCATTTATATGCTGCCATCCTCAGGAATACGCGACAACTTAGGCAATTCTAATGGAGGAATCGACATGAAGATCGGTAATAGAGAATTTGATTTAAGAGGCGGCGCTGCCTCAGAATATAAATGCTATATAATGGGTATCCTCAATGTTACACCGGACTCCTTTTTTGACGGAGGTAAGTGGAACAATTTGGATAGCGCAAGAGCACATGTGGCTCAGATGATAGAAGAAGGCGCTGATATCATTGATGTTGGTGGAGAATCTACAAGACCCGGACATGAGCAGATATCAATTAAGGAAGAAATTGACAGAGTTGTACCTTTCATAGAGATGATCAAAAAGGAATTTGATATCCCTGTCTCCATCGACAGTTACAAGGCTGATGTAATAGAAGAGGCTTTGAAAGCCGGAGCAGACCTTGTTAATGACGTATGGGGCTTTAGATATGAGAAGTTCTATGGAGATGGACTTACTAAAGATTCTTTTTCTAAAGATGATCTTAGTAATGAAATAAGTGGCTCAGTCAATGCAGGCGGAAGCAGCATAGTTACAAAAATCGCGCAACTGACTGCAAGTTACGACGTTCCATGCTGCCTAATGCACAACAGACCTGATACAGATTATACTAATTATATAGAAGATGTCATCAAAGATTTACAGGACTCAGTTGATATAGCTTTAAGAGCAGGCGTAAGCAAAGATAAGATCATCCTTGATCCCGGAATTGGATTTGCCAAGAACCTTGAGCAGAACCTAATCCTTACAAACAGACTTGAAGAGCTGATAGGGCTTGGATATCCTGTACTTCTTGCAACATCCAACAAATCCATGATAGGTCTTTCTCTTGACCTTCCTTCAGATCAGAGAGTAGAAGGAACTTTAGTAACAACAGTAATGGGCGTTATGAAGGGCGCATCTATGGTCAGAGTCCATAATATTAAAGAAAATAAACGCGCAATAGAAATGACGAGGGCAATTCTCAATGAGCAAAAGTGTATTTGATAAGATAAGTATAAAGGGACTTGAAGTTTTTGCTAATCACGGAGTATATCCGGAAGAAAATAAGCTTGGACAGAAGTTCGTGGTTAATGCAACGCTTTATGTAGACACAAGGAAAGCCGGGCTTTCTGATGACCTTGACCTGTCGGTAAACTATGGCACAGTATGTCATCAGATCACAGAATTTCTGACAGCTAATACCTATAAGCTTATAGAAAGGGCGGCAGAAGAACTTTCAAGGCACCTCCTCATACAAAATCCCCTTGTTCAGGAGATAGATATAGAAATTGAAAAGCCAGGTGCACCTATTGGCCTTCCACTTGAAACCGTAAGTGTCAAGATTCACAGAGGCTGGCACCAGGTTGCTATAGCGCTTGGAAGTAACATTGGAGATTCCAGGAAATATCTTGATGATGCTGTTCGTAGCATAGGAGAGCTTCCTGACACTGAAGTTCTTAAAGTGGCTTCTTATATAGTAACTAAGCCTTATGGCGGCGTTGAGCAGGATGACTTTCTTAATAGCGCTATGACTATAAGGACTTTATATACTCCGGAAGAGCTTCTTGATAAGCTCCATGAGATTGAAAAAGAAGCAGGCCGCGAGCGCATAATCCACTGGGGCCCAAGAACACTTGATCTTGATATCCTTTTATATGATGATCTTGTACTTGATACTCCGGATCTTACAATCCCGCATATTGAGATGCATTTACGCGATTTTGTACTAAGACCCCTTGCAGAGATCGCACCATGGCTTAGACACCCTGTATATGGCAAGACTGTGGCGCAGATGCTGAGTGAACTTAATAACTAAATAGTAACGATAATAAATGAGTAGCAACTATAAGGATCGCTACTCATTTATAAAATTTTGGCCATATTTACCGAGTTAATAAGAAAGAGCTTATCTTCGAGATATAAAGAAACAAAAGCTCAAATCCGAAATATAAGTGTAAGGCTTATATCGTAATTGGGTTTTTGTTTCTTTTTTTATCAAGGAGGGTGCCCATGGCTAAAAAAACTAGTAGTACATCAAAAAAAGGAAAGCATATCAGCGCGCAGCTTTTGCTGGTCATCGTGCCGATCATGACCTTGGCTATTGCGATAGTAACTACATTTATCGCTATCAGTGCAAAATCTGTCATTCAGGATCTCGCTACGAAAGCTTTGGCGGAGGAAGCAAGGGCTAATGCTGCTGAAACCAGTGGAGAGGTCCAAAAGATCACATCATATTTTGAAGGCCTTGCACAAACTATTGAATCTACAGATTTTAAAAACGATCAGGAAATAGTGGATATCTATGGCTTTAGTATGTCACAGTTTTCTGAGACTGAGCTTGGATTTTATATTGGATTATCCAATAAAGACTATATAGATGCTTCGGGATGGGTGCCTGAAGATGATTACGATCCTACACAAAGACCATGGTATATAGAAGGCCTTAACTACAGCACAATGACTGTTAATGAGCCTTCAATAGATGCTAACAGTAAGGAAATGGTTGCATCTATCTCAAGAAAGATAACACTTAAAGATGGTAGGAGCGGTGTTATTGCAGCAGACATTGTACTCAATAATATTTCTAAGACAACCAGTGCATTTAAACCTCTTGGCACAGGTGCAACAATGATGTTCTCTGGTACTACTATGGTAGCTTCACCGGCGGAGGACCAGATAGGAAAAGATGTTTCAGATTATCCTGATGATGGATTTATCCAGCAGGTGGCAAGCATTACAAGTTCCGGTGGAACGGATGAGATCATAACAATTCATGGAACAGATGGATATGACTACTATGTTGCATTTGACCAGGTAGAAGGAACAAACTGGTACCTTGTTTCTTTTGTAAAAGTATCTGAGGTTCTGGCATCACTTAATAGATTCATCATGATAAGTATTATTATGGCAGCTGTAATGATCCTTATTATGGCTATCATCATGCTCAATATCATCACAAGAATGATCACTAAGCCAGTAAGCTCACTTACTAACAATATTACAAGGATCGCAGATGGAGACTTTACTGTTGATATCCAAAAAGGCGGAGACAATGTTAACGAGATCGGCCTTATGAACAACAACATGTTCGACTATGTTAACCAGATGCGTGATACCCTTGCAGAGCTTAAGGGAGTTACAGGAAAGCTTGCAACAGAGGCCAATAACAGTAAGAATGCATCCAGTGATCTGAATGCCCAGGCTGATGAACAGAACAAGGCAATGCAGCAGATCCAGGAAGCTATGAATGATATGGCCAATGCTGTTACAGAGCTTGCAGAACAGGCTACTACACTGGCACAGGAAGTTAGTAACCTAACTGATAAGAGTAATCAGACCAAAGAGACTATGAGTAGTCTGGTTACCAAGGCTAGAGATGGTCAAAGAGATATGGAAATAGTTCAAAAAGGAATGTCCAATATCTCATCATCAATGGAAGAAATGAACGAAGTAGTAGTTGTGGTAGGAGAATCTGCTAATAAGATCAATTCTATTATTGAGATGATCAATTCTATTGCATCAGAAACTAATCTTCTTTCTCTCAATGCATCAATTGAAGCTGCAAGAGCAGGAGAAGCCGGTAAAGGATTTGCTGTTGTTGCTTCAGAGATTGGACAGCTTGCAAATAACAGTGCAGATTCAACAACTCAGATCGCCGAGATCATTAAGGATATAACAGCACAGATCCATGATCTTTCAGAAAAGTCCCAGGCCAATATGGAAGAGATCAGTGCAAA
Coding sequences within it:
- a CDS encoding dihydropteroate synthase family protein encodes the protein MKIGNREFDLRGGAASEYKCYIMGILNVTPDSFFDGGKWNNLDSARAHVAQMIEEGADIIDVGGESTRPGHEQISIKEEIDRVVPFIEMIKKEFDIPVSIDSYKADVIEEALKAGADLVNDVWGFRYEKFYGDGLTKDSFSKDDLSNEISGSVNAGGSSIVTKIAQLTASYDVPCCLMHNRPDTDYTNYIEDVIKDLQDSVDIALRAGVSKDKIILDPGIGFAKNLEQNLILTNRLEELIGLGYPVLLATSNKSMIGLSLDLPSDQRVEGTLVTTVMGVMKGASMVRVHNIKENKRAIEMTRAILNEQKCI
- the folK gene encoding 2-amino-4-hydroxy-6-hydroxymethyldihydropteridine diphosphokinase: MSKSVFDKISIKGLEVFANHGVYPEENKLGQKFVVNATLYVDTRKAGLSDDLDLSVNYGTVCHQITEFLTANTYKLIERAAEELSRHLLIQNPLVQEIDIEIEKPGAPIGLPLETVSVKIHRGWHQVAIALGSNIGDSRKYLDDAVRSIGELPDTEVLKVASYIVTKPYGGVEQDDFLNSAMTIRTLYTPEELLDKLHEIEKEAGRERIIHWGPRTLDLDILLYDDLVLDTPDLTIPHIEMHLRDFVLRPLAEIAPWLRHPVYGKTVAQMLSELNN
- the folE gene encoding GTP cyclohydrolase I FolE, encoding MDDNKIKEGVRLILEGIGEDINREGLLETPDRIARMYHELAAGYSEDPAEHLAKRFHVETSDMVVEKDIPLYSFCEHHMLPFYGTATVAYIPDGEVVGLSKIARTVDCFAKRFQVQERLTAQIADAFVKELHPKGVMVLVEAEHMCMTMRGIRKPGTKTVTVVTRGDFENNKDLQDTFYRMIGR
- a CDS encoding methyl-accepting chemotaxis protein, translating into MAKKTSSTSKKGKHISAQLLLVIVPIMTLAIAIVTTFIAISAKSVIQDLATKALAEEARANAAETSGEVQKITSYFEGLAQTIESTDFKNDQEIVDIYGFSMSQFSETELGFYIGLSNKDYIDASGWVPEDDYDPTQRPWYIEGLNYSTMTVNEPSIDANSKEMVASISRKITLKDGRSGVIAADIVLNNISKTTSAFKPLGTGATMMFSGTTMVASPAEDQIGKDVSDYPDDGFIQQVASITSSGGTDEIITIHGTDGYDYYVAFDQVEGTNWYLVSFVKVSEVLASLNRFIMISIIMAAVMILIMAIIMLNIITRMITKPVSSLTNNITRIADGDFTVDIQKGGDNVNEIGLMNNNMFDYVNQMRDTLAELKGVTGKLATEANNSKNASSDLNAQADEQNKAMQQIQEAMNDMANAVTELAEQATTLAQEVSNLTDKSNQTKETMSSLVTKARDGQRDMEIVQKGMSNISSSMEEMNEVVVVVGESANKINSIIEMINSIASETNLLSLNASIEAARAGEAGKGFAVVASEIGQLANNSADSTTQIAEIIKDITAQIHDLSEKSQANMEEISANLEAVNTAGETFEEIFRSLDETSDIVSEMIAKVGNVDEIATSMAAISEEQSASTEEVSATATTLASSAEQVAENSRGVDGSAVAVSESSDRIEGLIKQFRL
- a CDS encoding HD domain-containing protein → MIRKAEIDTLPRCQKIFEHPLYKKHFGNLQKLEADRIFCRHTFEHFMDVARIAYIMNLEKGLGISREIIYATALLHDIGRDEQYENGTPHDKASADISRCILPECGFNDDEIDLIIVAIMSHRGSGKLSDKMTLSEIIYIADKASRQCFMCKAQDECNWSMDKRNLEINI